One Pecten maximus chromosome 7, xPecMax1.1, whole genome shotgun sequence genomic window carries:
- the LOC117331225 gene encoding uncharacterized protein LOC117331225 → MADLTMIASASYTFLSFFNEDEDDTVETVSAVCTKRNERTRIPFYAETIVKYYEEQEFHSHFRMTRSCFEILIDLIHGPGKVPVYHEQGRKPISIEKQVLITIWYLANKDSHREIADHFDATVSSIARTKARVIIAIMELLKEFIVWPTNTQSTFYDAI, encoded by the coding sequence ATGGCGGACTTGACCATGATTGCGTCAGCGTCCTATACGTTTTTGTCGTTTTTCAACGAGGACGAAGACGATACTGTAGAAACAGTATCGGCGGTTTGTACAAAAAGAAACGAACGTACCCGAATTCCTTTTTATGCAGAGACTATTGTCAAATATTATGAAGAACAGGAGTTTCATTCACATTTCAGAATGACCAGGAGTTGTTTTGAAATCTTAATAGATCTTATTCATGGCCCTGGTAAAGTACCTGTCTATCATGAGCAGGGCCGTAAGCCCATATCTATTGAAAAGCAAGTTTTGATAACCATATGGTACTTAGCCAATAAAGATTCACACAGAGAGATAGCAGACCATTTCGATGCCACTGTCAGTAGTATCGCCAGGACTAAGGCCCGAGTCATCATCGCCATAATGGAATTGTTGAAGGAGTTCATCGTCTGGCCAACTAACACACAATCTACCTTTTACGATGCCATCTAA
- the LOC117331226 gene encoding uncharacterized protein LOC117331226, protein MADLTMIASASYTFLSFFNEDEDDTVETVSAVCTKRNERTRIPFYAETIVKYYEEQEFHSHFRMTRSCFEILIDLIHGTGKVPVYHEQGRKPTSIEKQVLITIWYLANKDSHREIADRFDVTVSSIARTKARVIIAIMELLKEFIVWPTNTQSTFYDAI, encoded by the coding sequence ATGGCGGACTTGACCATGATTGCGTCAGCGTCCTATACGTTTTTGTCGTTTTTCAACGAGGACGAAGACGATACTGTAGAAACAGTATCGGCGGTTTGTACAAAAAGAAACGAACGTACCCGAATTCCTTTTTATGCAGAGACTATTGTCAAATATTATGAAGAACAGGAGTTTCATTCACATTTCAGAATGACCAGGAGTTGTTTTGAAATCTTAATAGATCTTATTCATGGCACTGGTAAAGTACCTGTCTATCATGAGCAGGGCCGTAAGCCCACATCTATTGAAAAGCAAGTTTTGATAACCATATGGTACTTAGCCAATAAAGATTCACACAGAGAGATAGCAGACCGTTTCGATGTCACTGTCAGTAGTATCGCCAGGACTAAGGCCCGAGTCATCATCGCCATAATGGAATTGTTGAAGGAGTTCATCGTCTGGCCAACTAACACACAATCTACCTTTTACGATGCCATCTAA